A single genomic interval of Deinococcus sp. HSC-46F16 harbors:
- a CDS encoding glutamate ligase domain-containing protein: MTPDSNWPDYPWLYGRTRAGRERGPGGARALLDLLGRPDAAFESVRVIGTNGKGSTCAMLEAGLLAAGVRVGRFTSPHLQRYEERIRVGGAELAPERTATFIEWAKEQAPDAAFFDLTLALACQVFAQEGVEIAVMEAGVGGASDATAALTDVRAVALTNVALDHVATLGPTLADIARDKAGAARPGVPLLTTATGEALAVVREVAGEVGAPLFTPDTHPDLFAVPYPPRLSGPHQQANAALAAATLRTLGHPEGVEAALNATLPARLERFEAEGKTVWVDGAHNPHAALALAASLPGGADVLLFGGLARKDTAATLEPLLGLAPGRVFTSPGDPATPPEELGARYGGAAVRDVEEALALALARTPPGGTLLVAGSLYLAGAVRGLLDRSGAGR; encoded by the coding sequence ATGACGCCCGATTCCAACTGGCCCGACTACCCGTGGCTCTACGGCCGCACCCGCGCGGGCCGCGAACGGGGACCGGGGGGAGCGCGGGCGCTGCTCGACCTGCTGGGGCGCCCCGACGCCGCCTTCGAAAGCGTGCGGGTCATCGGCACCAATGGCAAGGGCAGCACCTGCGCGATGCTGGAAGCCGGGCTGCTGGCCGCCGGGGTCCGCGTGGGCCGCTTCACCAGCCCCCACCTCCAGCGCTACGAGGAACGCATCCGGGTGGGGGGGGCGGAACTGGCCCCCGAGCGCACCGCCACCTTTATCGAATGGGCCAAGGAACAGGCGCCGGACGCGGCCTTCTTCGACCTCACCCTAGCACTGGCCTGTCAGGTCTTCGCCCAGGAAGGGGTAGAGATCGCCGTGATGGAAGCTGGAGTGGGCGGGGCCTCCGACGCGACGGCGGCGCTGACGGACGTGCGGGCGGTGGCGCTGACCAACGTGGCGCTCGACCATGTGGCGACCCTGGGGCCGACCCTGGCGGACATCGCCCGCGACAAGGCGGGAGCGGCCCGGCCCGGCGTGCCCCTGCTGACCACCGCGACGGGCGAGGCGCTGGCGGTCGTGCGCGAGGTCGCTGGGGAGGTCGGCGCCCCCCTCTTCACCCCGGACACCCACCCCGACCTGTTCGCTGTGCCCTACCCTCCGCGCCTGTCGGGGCCGCACCAGCAGGCCAACGCAGCGCTGGCCGCCGCCACCCTGCGAACGCTGGGCCACCCGGAGGGTGTGGAGGCTGCCCTGAACGCGACCTTGCCCGCTCGGCTGGAACGCTTCGAGGCGGAGGGCAAAACCGTCTGGGTGGATGGGGCGCACAACCCCCACGCGGCCCTGGCCCTCGCCGCCAGCCTGCCGGGGGGCGCGGACGTGCTGCTCTTTGGCGGCCTCGCCCGCAAGGACACGGCGGCCACGCTGGAGCCGCTGCTGGGGCTGGCCCCAGGGCGCGTCTTCACGTCCCCCGGCGACCCCGCCACCCCGCCGGAGGAACTGGGCGCCCGCTACGGCGGCGCGGCCGTACGTGACGTGGAAGAGGCTCTGGCCCTGGCCCTGGCACGGACGCCCCCCGGCGGCACGCTGCTGGTGGCGGGAAGCCTGTACCTGGCGGGAGCGGTGCGGGGCCTGCTTGACAGGAGCGGGGCGGGCCGCTAG
- a CDS encoding creatininase family protein: MRVQDLNWEGVEAYLRRDDRAVLPLGCTEQHARLSLATDSLLAERVSVEAADPLGIPVFPVLPYGITPTFTAYPGTVSLRVGTYLAVLDDLLSGLYAQGFRRLLIVNGHGGNSPGQGWLGEWLARHPDARVQWHNWWNAPRTWAAVQATDPLASHASWMENFPWTRLEEASGPGERKPLVDLARMRQLPPAGVRALLGDGNFGGLPQRPDAEMEAIWREAVRETRELLEGGWAS, encoded by the coding sequence ATGCGCGTACAGGACCTGAACTGGGAGGGCGTGGAAGCCTACCTTCGCCGCGACGACCGCGCCGTGCTCCCGCTGGGCTGCACCGAGCAGCACGCCCGCCTCAGCCTCGCCACCGACAGCCTGCTCGCCGAGCGGGTGAGCGTGGAGGCCGCCGACCCCCTCGGCATTCCGGTCTTCCCCGTCCTGCCCTACGGCATCACGCCGACCTTCACGGCGTATCCCGGCACGGTCAGCCTGCGGGTGGGAACCTACCTCGCCGTGCTGGACGACCTGCTCTCCGGGCTGTACGCGCAGGGCTTCCGGCGCCTGCTGATCGTGAACGGGCACGGCGGCAACAGCCCCGGCCAGGGGTGGCTGGGCGAGTGGCTGGCGCGGCACCCCGACGCGCGGGTGCAGTGGCACAACTGGTGGAATGCCCCGCGCACCTGGGCGGCGGTGCAGGCCACCGACCCCCTCGCCAGCCACGCGAGCTGGATGGAGAATTTCCCCTGGACCCGGCTGGAGGAAGCCAGCGGCCCCGGCGAGCGCAAGCCGCTGGTGGACCTCGCCCGGATGCGGCAGCTTCCCCCGGCGGGGGTGCGGGCGTTGCTGGGCGACGGCAACTTCGGCGGTCTGCCCCAGCGGCCCGACGCCGAGATGGAGGCGATCTGGCGGGAGGCGGTGCGGGAGACGCGGGAACTGCTGGAGGGTGGCTGGGCGTCCTGA
- the purE gene encoding 5-(carboxyamino)imidazole ribonucleotide mutase, whose product MRAVTDLPATGETGQRPRVGVVMGSRSDFGTMEGALELLARLGVTYEVRVLSAHRTPGLLASYAARAERLNLACIIAGAGGAAHLPGMLAAFTRVPVLGVPVQSRAMSGQDSLLSIVQMPAGIPVATFAIGEAGAKNAALFAAGLLATTDPEVRARLDAFRAAQTQAVLDEPFFDGHPQAGAQ is encoded by the coding sequence ATGCGGGCCGTGACGGATCTTCCGGCGACAGGCGAGACGGGACAGCGGCCCCGCGTGGGCGTGGTGATGGGGTCGCGCAGCGACTTCGGGACGATGGAGGGGGCGCTGGAGCTGCTCGCCCGGCTGGGGGTCACCTACGAGGTCCGGGTCCTCTCGGCGCACCGCACACCGGGACTGCTGGCCTCGTATGCGGCGCGGGCCGAGCGGCTGAACCTCGCCTGCATCATCGCGGGGGCGGGGGGCGCGGCGCACCTGCCGGGGATGCTGGCGGCCTTCACGCGGGTGCCCGTGCTGGGGGTGCCGGTCCAGAGCCGCGCCATGTCGGGCCAGGACAGCCTCCTGAGCATCGTGCAGATGCCCGCCGGAATCCCGGTCGCCACCTTCGCCATCGGGGAGGCGGGGGCGAAAAACGCGGCCCTCTTCGCCGCTGGGCTGCTCGCCACCACCGACCCCGAGGTGCGGGCACGGCTGGACGCCTTCCGCGCGGCCCAGACGCAGGCGGTGCTGGACGAGCCCTTCTTCGACGGCCACCCGCAGGCGGGGGCACAGTGA
- a CDS encoding NUDIX hydrolase, with protein MTPPPPPEHPNWAALVPGGVQPWKTLSSRVLVDGFRVVLEDRVQTPSGAEVRYQYRPRGPRAVFVLPVTEAGEAVLIRQFRYPLGATVWEVVAGGVERGEDLLEAARRELAEEVGGVAGEWMPLPAFYPQPSISGVVFYSLLALGVRLGDTAHEDSEVIERVTLPLPEVYRMLEAGEIHDGPSSLTLWHARRPLEERGLL; from the coding sequence ATGACCCCCCCACCGCCGCCGGAACACCCCAACTGGGCCGCGCTCGTGCCCGGCGGGGTGCAGCCCTGGAAGACGCTCTCCTCGCGGGTGCTCGTGGACGGCTTCCGCGTGGTGCTCGAAGACCGGGTGCAGACTCCCTCGGGGGCGGAGGTGCGCTACCAGTACCGCCCGAGGGGTCCCCGCGCCGTCTTCGTGCTGCCGGTGACCGAGGCGGGCGAGGCCGTGCTGATCCGGCAGTTCCGCTACCCGCTGGGGGCCACCGTCTGGGAGGTCGTGGCCGGGGGCGTCGAGCGCGGCGAGGACCTGCTGGAGGCCGCCCGGCGCGAACTGGCCGAGGAAGTGGGCGGCGTGGCGGGGGAATGGATGCCCCTCCCCGCCTTCTACCCGCAACCCAGCATCAGCGGGGTGGTCTTTTACTCGCTGCTGGCGCTGGGCGTGCGGCTGGGCGACACCGCCCACGAGGACAGCGAGGTCATCGAGCGGGTGACCCTGCCCCTCCCCGAGGTCTACCGGATGCTGGAGGCGGGCGAGATTCACGACGGTCCCAGCAGCCTGACCCTGTGGCACGCGCGGCGCCCTCTGGAGGAGCGCGGCCTGCTGTGA
- a CDS encoding tRNA (cytidine(34)-2'-O)-methyltransferase — MSDPLLHVVLYEPEKAGNVGNVARTCAVLGAELHLIRPFGFHLHDREFRRAVMDYLEGVTLHEHANWTAYQASLPPDARVWAFSTHATTLHTRAGFRRGDHLLFGPESRGLPVWLREGLPTLKLPQPGGGRSLNLAVAAGIAAFEAGRQIEGW; from the coding sequence GTGAGTGATCCTCTCCTCCACGTCGTCCTGTACGAACCGGAAAAGGCCGGGAACGTCGGCAACGTGGCCCGCACCTGCGCCGTGCTGGGGGCCGAGCTGCACCTGATCCGGCCCTTCGGCTTCCACCTGCACGACCGCGAATTCCGCCGCGCGGTGATGGACTACCTGGAGGGCGTGACGCTCCACGAGCACGCGAACTGGACCGCGTATCAGGCCAGCCTGCCCCCTGACGCGCGGGTGTGGGCCTTTTCCACCCACGCCACCACGCTGCACACGCGGGCGGGCTTCCGGCGGGGCGATCACCTGCTGTTCGGCCCGGAGTCGCGCGGGCTGCCCGTCTGGCTGCGGGAGGGCCTGCCCACCCTGAAGCTTCCTCAGCCCGGCGGGGGCCGCAGCCTGAATCTGGCCGTGGCGGCGGGAATAGCGGCGTTCGAGGCCGGACGGCAGATCGAGGGCTGGTGA
- a CDS encoding GNAT family N-acetyltransferase, giving the protein MIPLLPTELRTPRLLLRPPHPGDAAALHAAVQASLPELRRWMVWAQDPLDLAGTVENLTRAAAAYAAGENLRLHVWSADGRDFIGSSGYHALDWRVPKGEIGYWIATGHAGQGYATEVAGALTDFALRPQGEGGLGFRRLEIRTDARNGRSARIPRALGYTLDATLKNDAVAADDPSQLRDTLVFSRVR; this is encoded by the coding sequence CTGATCCCGCTCCTCCCCACCGAACTCCGCACCCCCCGGCTGCTCCTGCGCCCGCCGCACCCTGGCGACGCCGCCGCCCTGCACGCGGCGGTGCAGGCTTCGCTGCCCGAGCTGCGGCGCTGGATGGTCTGGGCGCAAGACCCCCTTGACCTCGCCGGGACGGTGGAGAACCTGACCCGCGCGGCCGCCGCCTACGCGGCGGGCGAGAACCTGCGGCTGCATGTCTGGAGCGCGGACGGACGTGATTTCATCGGCAGCAGCGGCTACCACGCGCTGGACTGGCGCGTCCCCAAGGGCGAGATCGGGTACTGGATCGCCACCGGGCACGCCGGGCAGGGCTACGCGACCGAGGTGGCCGGGGCCTTGACCGACTTCGCCCTGCGCCCCCAGGGGGAGGGGGGCCTGGGCTTTCGCCGCCTGGAAATTCGCACGGATGCCCGCAACGGGCGCAGCGCCCGCATTCCCCGCGCCCTGGGGTACACGCTGGACGCGACGCTGAAGAATGACGCCGTGGCGGCGGATGATCCCAGTCAACTGCGGGACACGCTGGTCTTCAGCCGGGTGCGCTGA
- a CDS encoding YigZ family protein, with product MTELPAPFTTLAGPHRHDAVTLNSEFLAFAERADTPEEALAHLAALRERYPGATHHCWAYRIGPAYRFSDDGEPGGTAGAPILRAIEGQGVDHVMVAVVRFYGGVKLGTGGLVRAYGGTAAECLRTAPRLEVRPRQKLTARVPFEHLSVLYHLLGTFDTARGEETYTASGVELTVEVYPEEAGAFAAALRDGTRGAGEVEG from the coding sequence GTGACCGAGCTGCCCGCGCCCTTCACCACCCTTGCGGGACCGCACCGCCACGACGCGGTGACCCTGAACAGCGAGTTCCTGGCCTTCGCGGAGCGTGCGGACACCCCGGAGGAGGCCCTCGCACACCTCGCCGCCCTGCGGGAGCGCTACCCCGGTGCCACCCACCACTGCTGGGCCTACCGCATTGGCCCTGCCTACCGTTTCAGCGACGACGGCGAGCCGGGCGGGACGGCGGGCGCCCCCATCCTGCGGGCCATCGAGGGGCAGGGAGTGGACCACGTGATGGTCGCCGTCGTGCGCTTCTACGGCGGCGTCAAGCTGGGCACGGGCGGGCTGGTCCGCGCCTACGGGGGCACCGCCGCCGAGTGCCTCCGCACCGCGCCCCGGCTGGAGGTGCGGCCCCGGCAAAAGCTGACCGCGCGGGTCCCCTTCGAGCACCTCAGCGTGCTGTACCACCTGCTGGGGACCTTCGACACCGCGCGGGGCGAGGAGACGTACACGGCGTCCGGCGTCGAACTGACCGTGGAGGTGTACCCGGAGGAAGCGGGCGCCTTTGCGGCGGCGCTGCGGGACGGGACCCGGGGAGCCGGAGAGGTGGAGGGCTGA
- a CDS encoding DUF2087 domain-containing protein, translating to MRASANDQAALFRALSHPARVTLLRLAWEEALSGETLARLMNLAPATVSHHLAQLTEAGLMTVRQDGHHRLFGTHRPALDLTLSALVRGEAAAPAPEDPYRARVLRAFLRDGKLVRIPAQRKKRDVILHELAALFEPGRTYSEREVSDALAEYHPDFFTLRRELVGLGLLAREKGVYWRVTEGTTPRTPQMADDLTLRLPGTVE from the coding sequence GTGAGGGCGTCCGCGAACGATCAGGCCGCCCTCTTCCGCGCCCTGTCCCACCCGGCCCGCGTGACCCTGCTGCGGCTGGCCTGGGAGGAAGCCCTGTCCGGCGAGACGCTGGCCCGGCTGATGAACCTTGCGCCCGCGACCGTGAGCCACCACCTCGCGCAACTCACCGAGGCCGGGCTGATGACGGTGCGGCAGGACGGTCACCACCGCCTGTTCGGGACCCACCGCCCCGCCCTCGACCTCACGCTGAGTGCCCTGGTGCGCGGCGAGGCGGCCGCGCCTGCCCCCGAAGACCCCTACCGGGCGCGGGTGCTGCGGGCCTTCCTGCGGGACGGCAAGCTCGTCCGGATTCCCGCCCAACGCAAGAAACGCGACGTGATCCTGCACGAACTCGCCGCCCTCTTCGAGCCGGGGCGCACCTACAGCGAGCGTGAGGTCAGCGACGCGCTGGCGGAGTACCACCCCGACTTCTTCACCCTGCGCCGCGAACTCGTGGGGCTGGGGCTGCTCGCGCGGGAAAAGGGCGTGTACTGGCGGGTCACGGAAGGGACCACGCCGCGCACCCCGCAGATGGCCGACGACCTCACCCTCCGGCTGCCGGGGACCGTAGAGTGA
- the ispF gene encoding 2-C-methyl-D-erythritol 2,4-cyclodiphosphate synthase has protein sequence MTSPLPYRIGYGEDAHRLEEGRPLVLGGVPIPHAERGAVAHSDGDAVLHAVADALLSGLALGDIGHYYPDTAAEHAGLDSRVILRDSLALVREWKYRPANVALVVTLDRPKLGPLRAEITRTVAGLLELPETEVGVSFKTSEGLAPDHVQVRVTALLVRDRE, from the coding sequence ATGACCTCCCCCCTTCCCTACCGCATCGGCTACGGCGAGGACGCGCACCGACTGGAAGAAGGCCGCCCCCTGGTCCTCGGCGGCGTGCCCATTCCGCACGCCGAACGCGGCGCAGTCGCCCACTCGGACGGCGACGCCGTGCTGCACGCGGTCGCGGACGCCCTGCTCTCGGGCCTCGCGCTGGGGGATATCGGGCACTACTACCCGGACACCGCCGCCGAGCACGCGGGACTGGACTCGCGGGTGATCCTCCGGGACAGCCTCGCCCTGGTGCGGGAGTGGAAGTACCGCCCGGCAAATGTGGCCCTGGTCGTTACCCTCGACCGCCCCAAGCTGGGGCCGCTGCGGGCCGAGATCACCCGCACGGTGGCGGGGCTGCTGGAGTTGCCCGAAACGGAGGTCGGCGTGAGTTTCAAGACCTCCGAGGGGCTGGCCCCAGACCACGTGCAGGTGCGCGTGACCGCGCTGCTGGTGCGCGACCGTGAGTGA
- a CDS encoding GNAT family N-acetyltransferase → MKATPLALQHAPLLHTLYAAAPGYFALLGTRVPTPAEVTRDVEIALLDPRRRLDLLHDDAGECVGSLDYKLHYPEDGDLTINLLLIREDCQSRGLGGQAVRDLEARLPPGTGRILASVLGDNPRGARFWERQGYTFALDARPVMTWYAKALAVPAPQPGRRRLSLAGD, encoded by the coding sequence TTGAAGGCGACCCCCCTGGCCCTCCAGCACGCGCCCCTGCTGCACACGCTCTATGCGGCAGCCCCCGGCTATTTCGCTCTGCTCGGCACCCGCGTGCCCACCCCCGCCGAGGTCACGCGCGACGTGGAAATTGCCCTGCTCGACCCCCGGCGCCGCCTCGACCTGCTGCACGACGACGCGGGCGAGTGCGTGGGCAGCCTGGATTACAAACTGCACTACCCCGAAGACGGCGACCTGACCATCAACCTGCTGTTGATCCGCGAAGACTGCCAGTCGCGGGGCCTGGGTGGGCAGGCTGTGCGCGACCTGGAGGCCAGGCTGCCCCCCGGTACGGGCCGCATCCTGGCGAGCGTGCTGGGCGACAACCCACGCGGCGCCCGCTTCTGGGAGCGGCAGGGCTACACCTTCGCGCTGGATGCCCGCCCCGTCATGACCTGGTATGCCAAAGCCCTGGCCGTCCCGGCCCCGCAGCCCGGACGCCGGAGGCTGAGCCTGGCGGGGGACTGA
- the argB gene encoding acetylglutamate kinase yields the protein MIVKYGGNAMKSEALRRAVAGEIAALRTEVPVVVVHGGGPVIERELGARGISSEFRGGLRVTSPEAMDVVEMALCQLNKQLSQEVGAAVGLMGRDSELLQAEVLDPALGRVGRVTGVNGALLRTLIGAGLTPVVGCVAVGPDGEALNVNADTAAGAVAGALGEGIVFLTDVDGIYRAYPDPESLVPHLTRAGAEAGIADGWIAGGMIPKVRAALDALDAGAPFAVIASGMREGVLAAAARGEAGTRLTP from the coding sequence GTGATCGTCAAGTACGGCGGCAACGCCATGAAGAGTGAGGCGCTGCGCCGCGCCGTGGCGGGCGAGATCGCCGCTCTCCGCACCGAGGTCCCCGTTGTGGTCGTGCACGGCGGCGGCCCGGTCATCGAGCGCGAACTGGGAGCACGCGGCATTTCCTCAGAATTCCGGGGGGGGCTGCGGGTGACCTCGCCGGAGGCGATGGACGTGGTGGAGATGGCGCTGTGTCAGCTCAATAAACAGCTCAGTCAGGAGGTCGGGGCCGCCGTGGGGCTGATGGGTCGCGACAGCGAGTTGCTGCAGGCCGAGGTGCTCGACCCCGCGCTGGGACGGGTGGGCCGGGTGACCGGGGTAAATGGGGCGCTGCTGCGGACCCTGATCGGCGCCGGACTCACCCCGGTGGTGGGCTGCGTCGCGGTCGGGCCGGACGGGGAAGCGCTGAACGTCAACGCGGACACGGCGGCGGGGGCGGTGGCCGGGGCGCTGGGGGAGGGCATCGTCTTCCTGACCGACGTGGACGGTATCTACCGCGCCTACCCCGACCCGGAGAGCCTCGTACCCCACCTCACCCGCGCGGGGGCGGAGGCGGGCATCGCGGACGGCTGGATCGCGGGCGGCATGATTCCCAAGGTGCGGGCGGCGCTGGACGCGCTGGACGCCGGGGCGCCCTTCGCTGTGATCGCCAGCGGAATGCGGGAGGGAGTGCTCGCGGCGGCGGCACGGGGCGAGGCGGGAACGCGGCTCACGCCCTGA
- the purK gene encoding 5-(carboxyamino)imidazole ribonucleotide synthase, whose protein sequence is MSAPSRTLGILGGGQLAQMLALAALPLGVRCVVLEPDPQAPARLCAEHLLAPYTDPTGLERLAACDAVTLEFENVPVEALAALEGRVPVRPGGALLARSKHRAREKEALRAAGVPTAPFVEVRGEADLAGALPQVGGRGLLKTSELGYDGKGQRRVGSEEELRAAWAELGSVPCVLEGLVPFEREVSLAVARNAAGAVAFGPLVENVHRDGILRTSVWPAAVPTGTEAQARALAGAVAQSWGLEGLLTLEFFALPGGELLANEVAPRVHNSGHLTQDGGGVSQFGAQVRAVLGLPLSDWAPLYPTAMVNVVGTSDGREPDWAAIDALPGTRIHLYHKATRPGRKVGHVNLVAPDMDTLRDRLGRLEALIP, encoded by the coding sequence GTGAGCGCTCCGTCCCGCACCCTCGGCATCCTGGGCGGCGGGCAGCTCGCGCAGATGCTGGCCCTGGCCGCGTTGCCCCTCGGCGTGCGCTGCGTGGTGCTGGAACCCGACCCCCAGGCCCCCGCCCGCCTGTGCGCCGAGCACCTGCTGGCCCCCTACACCGACCCCACCGGGCTGGAGCGGCTGGCCGCCTGCGACGCGGTGACGCTGGAGTTCGAGAACGTGCCGGTGGAGGCTCTGGCCGCGCTGGAAGGCCGCGTTCCCGTGCGGCCCGGCGGTGCCCTGCTGGCCCGCTCCAAGCACCGTGCCCGCGAGAAGGAGGCACTGCGGGCGGCGGGAGTGCCCACCGCGCCCTTCGTGGAGGTGCGGGGGGAGGCGGACCTCGCCGGGGCGCTCCCCCAGGTCGGTGGGCGTGGCCTGCTCAAGACCTCTGAACTCGGCTACGACGGCAAGGGGCAGCGCCGGGTGGGAAGCGAGGAGGAGCTGCGGGCAGCGTGGGCCGAGCTGGGGAGCGTGCCCTGCGTGCTGGAGGGGCTGGTCCCCTTCGAGCGGGAGGTCAGCCTCGCCGTGGCCCGCAACGCGGCGGGCGCGGTGGCCTTCGGGCCGCTGGTGGAGAACGTGCACCGGGACGGCATCCTGCGGACCAGCGTGTGGCCCGCCGCCGTGCCCACCGGGACGGAGGCACAGGCCCGCGCCCTGGCCGGGGCGGTCGCCCAATCCTGGGGCCTCGAAGGGCTGCTGACCCTGGAGTTCTTCGCGCTGCCGGGCGGCGAGCTGCTCGCCAACGAGGTCGCCCCCCGCGTTCACAACTCCGGGCATCTCACCCAGGACGGGGGCGGGGTCAGCCAGTTCGGGGCGCAGGTGCGGGCGGTGCTGGGCCTGCCGCTGAGCGACTGGGCGCCCCTCTACCCCACCGCGATGGTGAATGTGGTGGGTACGTCAGACGGGCGAGAACCCGACTGGGCGGCCATTGACGCGCTGCCGGGCACCCGGATTCACCTCTACCACAAGGCCACGCGGCCGGGGCGCAAGGTGGGGCACGTGAACCTCGTCGCGCCGGACATGGACACGCTGCGCGACCGGCTGGGGCGGCTGGAGGCGCTGATTCCCTGA